The Choristoneura fumiferana chromosome Z, NRCan_CFum_1, whole genome shotgun sequence DNA window agtaatagtacaagtacagaaggttccTCTTTTGgtgttgacgaaagccgccattttatatgcctacgtaatttttttaagcaaaatcaccgcgcaccaccaagcaacattAAACTCTATTGCTGCGCGAAGGTCGTTTATTATTCAGCACCAtgttttggtttaggatagggttgtaaatcaataaaaaaataatactcatataataacttaaaagtaaattcggacaaatgcttagttttctagcatttttaaattgacgcgcctacgatctccgacggtcacaaaatggataattgtacaaggtctgccgaatgcgtcgtcggctgcttcaaaggttttgtacacccgcagtgggcattggtaaatcgcgaattaccaatctgttcttttgtcgcactcgcacttaatatggtttcgaacagaattAGGTTGgttagtgtaatgttatgtacagaatagAAAATAGTAAGAATTTTAGTGTTGcaattaatgaaattttcatgaatttccaaaaaattaaaattcatgtTCAGATAACATTATGTAGTTTCCATATTGTTTAGTGTGGCTATACATGTACGTACTGTTTCAGCGCTCAAactgtacaatttaaatatatacctactcctCATCCCAAAAATCGAAACACCACGCTATTTCATGATAGATATCCTTacgaaaatcacacagctacacgATGCGTTACCCGGTGCGACTAGTTCGACCGAAACTGCGAGCGTCCatgccgggcggtgctcatagccctagtaagttaacccacgccggcgtggggtattttgatacttacagaatcgcacctatatcgcggagtgcgccgcgcctggtcctaaagtaagcttagcaaagcttgtgtaatgggtactaagcaacggataaatatacttatatagatatagatacatacttcaatacatattaaacacccaagacccgagaacaaacattcgtatttttcatacaaatatctgccccgacacgggaatcgaacccgggacctcaagcttcgtagtcaggttctctaaccactaggccatctggtcgtcaaaacaaGCAAGGTTGATTTCAAGAATATGGATACGACTAgtacaagtaagtatttatttttcatagtaACTGTACAAAAAGATGCGTAATAAATAGGATCTATTATGTTTGAGCAGTATAAACCtcttttaattagaataaaatatttttctttacatatagTTTATTACAAGAACAACAATTATTGAACTTAATTATCTTTATTAAGATTGCATTGCGGtgcactccgtgagctcttaaaaaaaccttcggatttgattgaattgaatgaatgaatgatgatgattttttttgtctgctttcgtttaatatatttttaatgtacttttcgaaatccccgttgcttctataactcggtcttacgatcaacacttttcttgaaactttcagctgctttacaaaatatttatatacattataaacaatttcccgtgaaATGCTATTaacagaaataccctgtttaagttgaatggaatcaatttccgaaaaataacaaactaaataaataagtaagtggtgaTTTTAACTGCtcaatataaatcaatgaaaacacaacgagtgcactcttcacgtgatggattgctactaactcaaaaagacaattgtcattttctactacacgaatccttccgatttccccgaaacccgaagatttttctaagagctcacgtattgtaagtaggtaagcaataagataactgtaagaccaataaacaacatctaataaataaaatctatctatctatctaaccaatcgcactagtcatatccatattaaacttgtaatagCTACTTTAAATCCGCTCTCTAACCATCGGAGCTCTACATATacacgtaccaaatttcaagtcaatccgaccgcGGGAACTGGGTCAAAATTCGCTTCCAAATTTGAAGAAGACAAAACAACGAACGATatacttatttacctacctaccatgtgaagttaattaaataaagcttgtaaacgaaaaaaaaaccttaacatAGTTAGTAGTCTAGGAACAAAATCGATTGGGGTTCCATTATATTAAAAAGTGATTTTTCTGTTCAAAATCAGCACATGCTGAATGGCCATATTGGCCATGCTGTGGTCTTCTAGGAATATTTTTAAGCAGCCAGCCGGGTTGTCGTAGGTAGAAATTCTAATCTTATATCGTTTTTTGCGTTTTTCGGTTTTTTAATATGATCTGTTTTAATATCACTTGAACAGTGTCGAGTGCACACCGGCACCGAGCTTAAACCAAgcttaaatacataaaacaatGCGACACCTATCCTCCCANNNNNNNNNNNNNNNNNNNNNNNNNNNNNNNNNNNNNNNNNNNNNNNNNNNNNNNNNNNNNNNNNNNNNNNNNNNNNNNNNNNNNNNNNNNNNNNNNNNNGGAGAAAGGCGAGAATCGCTCTTAGCAATGGAGCTATATAATCCGAACTTCTGTGATGTCAGTGTGTTTGTTGGTGAATGGAGAACCAAAATAATGTGATTTCTTACAATTTGAGGGCTTGATATTTTCAAGCTCTCCAATTGTATCTATCAAGGCAATTGTAGATAAAATAGTGggctaaaataattgtaaatagaTGTAactatttattcagtaaatatatgaaataaaaGTCATTAATTatgtaactaatatttttaataactcggatataacttttacatttatgcTGTTCCCTAGCAATCTGTAGCACTGCTTAGTAGATATATTTTTAGGGAAGTCGTAATCTTTTGGAAATGCCATTAGTAATGATACTTCTTTTGGGGTGAAGAATCTTAGTCTGACCTCTTTTAAAGCTACTACAAATTCTGTACTCCCCACTTCATGTGTATTGGCTTGTTTGTAACACTTATCAACAGTGTCTGGGCTTGCATCGGTAAATACTGATCCTGTTCCTTCAACATAATGTGTGTAGGCTTTTGTGAAGCAGCAAGATCTTCTGGAGTCTTTGTAACAGACGTCAAAGATATTTGCTCTCTTTAACAGCTTGTCTGGAACCAAGTGTTTGTCAGGTACACTGTCTTCAATTATTTCGCTTAGTGCAAATGGCTCGTCAAAGTCTTTTGGAAGTCTGTTCATCTGTAACAAAAAtatcaatagatttttttttatttggacttTTGGATTTATCAATTTTGAGCATCATTTAAATATTCATCTTAAATGGTGGATCAACCAAATTTGTTTTCCCAACCCAAATATTTCAAACTTCAACAAAGTCTGCCTATAACTATATCAAGATTATGATTATGTTGTAAAAAACTGCAAATTCATTCAGTTACTTACTATTTCATCTTTTCTCTTAAAAGTCCAAGTTGAGTTACGCCTAGCTAAGCAGTAATATCTAAGCCTGGAGTTAGGTACTCCAACTGTTGAAGGACACACAAGAAATTCCTGATAAACAAATTCACATTCCTGTAACTTATTTATAAACAGATCACGAACAGCAGAACATTCAAAACCTTTCACATTTTCCATCAAAATATATTCAACATTGTCAAGTTCACTCAAAATGTCTATTAAATATATGAATGAGATAGTTCTCGGGTCGTTTTTATCCAGAAAATTTCCATTTCTAGAGAAAGGCTGGCATGGTGGAGACATGAGGATTGTGTCTACATTTAATTTCTTCAACTCCTCAGGTTTAATTGACTGAATATTTCTGGTCATAAGATTTGTCTCAGGGAAATTGTGGCGGTATACTTCATTGGCGACAGTGTTTATATCAACTGCGGCTACTACACTCCCTGGTAAACACGAATCTGTAACATTCAAAAATGATGTATTAACTTTTCAAACTGGAAACTTATTTTCAGCCGGTTTTAGTCTTAAGTCTTACGTTTCCAAGCACAATGCATGCCTCCTATCCCGCTGTACAATTCCAATATTCTGTGATTCATCTTTACATGCGCAATATGTTTGATTTTGTTATAGGTAATTTACAGGCACAACAACAAAAGGAAGCGTGTTGCCTTACGTTGCTTTGCCTATCCTATATATTTTACCTAATTTGCCTCGAAACGAAAATGTCAGTAAAATGACAACACAACTTTCTATATATTCAATGTACTCTGTGAACACAACATAACCACAACACACGTTGATATGACGTTGCATGGACATTTGACTGACGGATGACGGAAAGGAAGGATGACAACATGACACGTCTACCACGGTATTGCTAGAGCTTGTCCTAACAAATTCGCATTATAAagcctgtagggctactacgaaactcgaagttcgtgtcgtatcgtctctctcgctctcgtattaaatagtgtaagtgtcagagggaccgcacgacgcgaacttagagtttcgtggtagccctgctgaccagaaatatatgactattcgccatgttgcgaaATTTCATTGGAAccaatttcttacactggcaataattttaatgattggcagtgtcactgtggcggtttcaaCAACAATATAGGAACAACTAGATGAAGAACCACAAACAgggtcgcgctgtcatcgttcatccaccattacctctcatatttcgttttctagaatttttttaccgtacaacggcaaaaactactagacactggcaaaattgtcctctgatggacagagccatatttttttaaagaaacaacaactagatgaaaacccggcttcgctcgggtaaaatgtagactcataataacatgtttgaaaaacattttttgccagtgtaaagactgtcgtaccaacttatcgaaaaatctgacgtatagccttaatattatcacaaacgtactttcacagctaacgtacgtatcggtatttctctagcagatatttctcctaaatcttacttgcacaaataactatgatgtctctgtctcataatcaaagaaattagacctaaagggccccatatacgaaacgattcgtctgtacgatcgatctgatgaaaatcgacgaatcgtaccgtgtgtgggacCCTTTAAGAGGTCACTATGGAGAACGAAATacgaacctgtgacacgtgatgacgtgacactaacgccactttgatgtgatgacattgacatgtttacttcgcaacgccattatatacttagtaatactcgataatccgaattttccgcctacaagttgtcgactcggattgactaattttttacgctctttaatttgatgtgcatttcgttcgagtctaccgtagaccggtacgaaattattaatatagataacaaaaaatcccgttttttttcTCGGcactgtcatcgttcatccaccatcacctctcatatttcgttttctagaatttttttaccgtacaacggcaaaaactactagacactggcaaaattgtcctccgatggacagagccatatttttttaaagaaacaacaacaacaaacaacaaaaaatcccgttttttttctcggcgctgtcatcgttcatccaccatcacctctcatatttcgttttctagaatttttttaccgtacaacggcaaaaactactagacactggcaaaattgtcctccgatggacagagccatatttttttaaagaaacaacaacaacaaaaaatccCAAAACAATAACTGCGgataattgtaaataatgtttataataaactaatgagaaaaaaaaacgtttgggGAATAAAACTAATTCACTACAagacctttccaaattaacatcagagctaacaggtaaaccgTTTACCGTAAACGTTGTAGaaaagtcaagatgtcattgctCCGACTATACTAtactgctgggctactccgaaactcgaaactcgaagttcgtgtcgtgcggtccctctgacacttacactgtttgatacgagagcgagagggaccgcacgacacgaacttcgagtttcgagtttcggagtagctcTGCTGAACTATTGccaatataaataagaacaatagcgccctcttgacaatagtcaaatatttttggtttacctttaatagtacattgtgtcttaagggcggtaaataaggaattacgaacgagagtctattagaaaaaatataattcttccaaatattggcgataccataggctgtgctcttggcagcgtcgccctgaacctccctcggcatgcgccgcaacgtgcgtgtgcatgtggtccatctagtcctgcagcagcgcgtgcagcgccatcagtacgggcaccgactcatttactgaccttgggcttcatggcaagaaaatgattacgcgcaatgactcatttaccgaccacgggtttcatgacaagcacattaaggtcgagggttttatttggggggttgcaactaaggtagcctgcatgttacgacactgtttacgagcaagtgtgatgaaaattaagtaaaattaccCTATTTACGTTTAGctgtctaaggggctgtttcaccatctattgattagtgttaactgacggttaaatgtgacgccgtctccgtcATTACAttaaaccgtcagttaagactaattaaattattggatagtgaaacagcccctaaatgttaaACATCTAAACTGGCTTAACCTCCGTAACCTCCTAACGCCTAAGTCAAATTTTCGATTTATGAACCAATttaattcttgaaagtatagctcgatcgatactatcgatgattcctaTCCGCCAAGTCGAGGGAtttatttatgaacatcaaactttatgtaatttatgaCCATATGTTGTTAAATACGCTGCAACTAGAAGAATATCAGTAAAAAtactacaaattaaatatttttgaggattcaattacaaaaaaaaacaataaactatCAACCGAAACAActaagtttgttttttaaataattgtttcaATCTTTGTTAGATCTTCAAatttcagacttttttttttgtaccctGACAACACTGAAACTGTTCAAGACATTGGAAAAAACGAATTACGGGGTGGGTAGACAATATACTTTGAAATACTCTTTTTAAACCTGATTTATAGTGCTTATGTTGGCTAAACTGAGTAACATATGATTTTcatcgtattttttattgtcatggaacaatattaataacaaaattttatacggtgacgtttgtttttgttgaaacgaatttaattaaaaagaaaaatcagtCATGGCGGAACCGAGGCTCGGGAAGGGTGTGTCAAATGGTGTTGTGGGAGATGAACATGTCGAGTCGAAGGAACATGTTTACCTTGAAGAAACTTTTTATattctttcaaaaaaaaattcagtgtTTCGTGTCCAACTTAAATCGAAAGGATTAACTTTAACAAAAGAAACAGATGGCAACTCGAAAGAGCAAACGATCCTGCTGCGCGACATAGTGGGTAGTAAGTGCATGAGGAGTAAAAGGCGGCGTCCGGGGGCTGGATCCTGCGTGTGCAGCTTCGTTAGCCACCAGCAGCTTAAGGTCGTCGAGGAAAACAGCGGCGATCTCGACGAGAACGACATAAGCGCATATCTTTACATTTACGCTTATATTTTAAAGCGAAGTCGCCGTACGTTAAAACGAGAGAGAACAACCATAACATTGCGTTTCAGATCCTTCGATAAGTACGACGATAATAACAGAGAAGCACAAAAATGGAGAGCAACAATAAAGTGTTTAATAGCCGGACAGCCGATAACGTACGTTGCACCTGCGAATGATAAGAAGCTGCTGATACTGTTGAATCCTAAATCGGGTCCAGGGAAGGCGCGGGAGCTATTTCAGACGAAGGTAGCGCCGATATTGCAGGAAGGGGAGGTGCCTTACGACCTTCACGTAACTAAGTACGCGCAATATGCACGAGAGTTCGTTAGGACGAGGAACGTTTATGGTTGGCGGGGGATTGTTGCGGTGGGCGGCGATGGTGTTTTGTTCGAGGTCCTTAACGGCATGTTCGAGCGGTTGGACTGGCAGCAAGCTTTGGCAGAAGTACCACTCGCCATATTGCCGTGTGGTTCTGGCAATGGCCTTGCCAGGTCCATCTTCCATTTatacaagtaagtattttttttactgctgaAGATTACAGGATTCTTTTAGATATGGGCAGAGTAGGACTGGTCATTGTGGCACGTCGAAAATGCCTATGTCCAGAAATGGGTATATTTTGGGtaacaatgatgatgattattatttttacaatttcaaACAGATCTCGAATTGTTTGCAATTCTAACACTGCAGATTTTTTTActggtatacctacttaaagttCCCAGTATTGTGTGGTTATGGTTTTTCATAATGGAGACTTTCACTTTTGCTGACCGAACTTATGTAAGCAGTGGAAGCAAAACAAGCTTGAGATAAAAACATTATGCCTAGCACTAACCAGTTGCTAACTGTACCttactaacatttttttttagtatacagcctattttaatgaactacaaCCAATTTAGCTTTATAGGTACTccttagtttaaaaataactatgTCTGTGTTACACATACTTGTATGTTTCCATTCagaacattaaaaattaaaaaaaaatagaaataaattctCACATCTGATCTAAGGGTCAGTACACATGGTGAGCATATCATTGAGAGAATGTCAATGAATGAATAAGCATGCATTTgggatattatttcaataatatgaCCAGTGTAAACTGATCCTAACAAGTAAACAAATAGGTGATTATTTTCCATTACAAGGCTATTCTTATTGACTAAGCTGATCTTCAAGGTCGCAAGAAGCTAAGGTATCACATTAATGCTGATGCCATAGCAAAAAAGATACCTGTCAGCATTTTGtagcattttttgttatagtaTTTTGTATCTGAAAAATGTTTGCCATGGCTGTTTGAAATTATGCAAATTAATAATTCTCATTAACATGTGAATAGagttaaaaacttgaaattaaaatgttttgttaaaGTGTTAATGACAATGTGGAAAAACAGCTTTGTCTTTCAGAAATACTTGAGTATTCACTGTcaaaattatatacttacaCTAACTCTCAGGTATGAGTTACAGTATATTAGAGGAAATATATTGGTTTACTGTTTCGTTATTGTTTCGTTCCGGTGTTGGCATCTATGATGGTATCTATAGATGGGATACTCTTGCGTAATGCTCTGGACCCTATACTACACTACAATTCCCAATTTGTTCTAATATTTGGAGATTTAAAGGCCCAATTGAAGAAGTGTTAGGATATATACATTTTTTGGATTTGATTCTCCagacttatttttaaataaataaatgagtcagGGACTTCCAAACTTTGCCTGCAAATTCATCTCTTTGTTGTAACATATATGATAAAAATAAGCAAACTGTAGAAGACGTTTTAGTATATCTATTTTACCAGAGCAACTTTGTTATTAATTGTTTCCATTTTAGCCAGACATATTTTGCCAATGTTGATGTAGAGACGTAGGCGCATGAGGCAACTGTTTGGTTTCAacttaatccatacttccatactatatTACTATATATACTTTTACTATATATTACTAcatatcggaaatatgtgtagctatgcttagtaaaaatgccgtcttaattataatcctaccctcctaacttataataaaggacgtaaggtgtcaagaattcactatgaagaattaagtagtccttttgtgttggcagggtagaatatacctacacgtcgtattgctaaaatgtggcttcccgcaaaatatttatgttttactaaagcatggatggatggatggaagaacaaaaaatatagtttataatttatagaatgtattaaaatagattaTCTTCAGTAAACTGTAGAAAtttatatgtgctattattggcagaataggtatcctaaataaattaaatacttcccaaaattactattcacgcggacgaagtcgcgggcaaaagctagttctacCATAAATTTAGTCCTGTGACAGATAAAAATCGTGACGATCGCGATAGTGCGCGCATTAAATAATGGACTTCAAAGCCATAATGTAAAGTAACATATGTTACGACACTTGTCATAACTTTCTCGTAGTCATTCGCGTTCAGGTGTCTAATACAAGTGTGTATCATGATAACATGAGAATAGCTTATTGCTTATTGCCGATACGCACTACGAGAGGCCCTGCCAATTTGCCATAGTAATCGAGACAAGCTGTGTCTGTGTGAAGCAAACTTCGTTTTGGCAATAATCTGAAAAACAGTGTACCTACTACATCAAAATTGGGTTGCGACTAATGTAAAGCTGGGGTTAACAGTCGCATAAATACGAGAAATACTTACGCGAATCAACAAGACGTTGTAAGACTTATGTCGGCCTTTGCCGTTANNNNNNNNNNNNNNNNNNNNNNNNNNNNNNNNNNNNNNNNNNNNNNNNNNNNNNNNNNNNNNNNNNNNNNNNNNNNNNNNNNNNNNNNNNNNNNNNNNNNNNNNNNNNNNNNNNNNNNNNNNNNNNNNNNNNNNNNNNNNNNNNNNNNNNNNNNNNNNNNNNNNNNNNNNNNNNNNNNNNNNNNNNNNNNNNNNNNNNNNNNNNNNNNNNNNNNNNNNNNNNNNNNNNNNNNNNNNNNNNNNNNNNNNNNNNNNNNNNNNNNNNNNNNNNNNNNNNNNNNNNNNNNNNNNNNNNNNNNNNNNNNNNNNNNNNNNNNNNNNNNNNNNNNNNNNNNNNNNNNNNNNNNNNNNNNNNNNNNNNNNNNNNNNNNNNNNNNNNNNNNNNNNNNNNNNNNNNNNNNNNNNNNNNNNNNNNNNNNNNNNNNNNNNNNNNNNNNNNNNNNNNNNNNNNNNNNNNNNNNNNNNNNNNNNNNNNNNNNNNNNNNNNNNNNNNNNNNNNNNNNNNNNNNNNNNNNNNNNNNNNNNNNNNNNNNNNNNNNNNNNNNNNNNNNNNNNNNNNNNNNNNNNNNNNNNNNNNNNNNNNNNNNNNNNNNNNNNNNNNNNNNNNNNNNNNNNNNNNNNNNNNNNNNNNNNNNNNNNNNNNNNNNNNNNNNNNNNNNNNNNNNNNNNNNNNNNNNNNNNNNNNNNNNNNNNNNNNNNNNNNNNNNNNNNNNNNNNNNNNNNNNNNNNNNNNNNNNNNNNNNNNNNNNNNNNNNNNNNNNNNNNNNNNNNNNNNNNNNNNNNNNNNNNNNNNNNNNNNNNNNNNNNNNNNNNNNNNNNNNNNNNNNNNNNNNNNNNNNNNNNNNNNNNNNNNNNNNNNNNNNNNNNNNNNNNNNNNNNNNNNNNNNNNNNNNNNNNNNNNNNNNNNNNNNNNNNNNNNNNNNNNNNNNNNNNNNNNNNNNNNNNNNNNNNNNNNNNNNNNNNNNNNNNNNNNNNNNNNNNNNNNNNNNNNNNNNNNNNNNNNNNNNNNNNNNNNNNNNNNNNNNNNNNNNNNNNNNNNNNNNNNNNNNNNNNNNNNNNNNNNNNNNNNNNNNNNNNNNNNNNNNNNNNNNNNNNNNNNNNNNNNNNNNNNNNNNNNNNNNNNNNNNNNNNNNNNNNNNNNNNNNNNNNNNNNNNNNNNNNNNNNNNNNNNNNNNNNNNNNNNNNNNNNNNNNNNNNNNNNNNNNNNNNNNNNNNNNNNNNNNNNNNNNNNNNNNNNNNNNNNNNNNNNNNNNNNNNNNNNNNNNNNNNNNNNNNNNNNNNNNNNNNNNNNNNNNNNNNNNNNNNNNNNNNNNNNNNNNNNNNNNNNNNNNNNNNNNNNNNNNNNNNNNNNNNNNNNNNNNNNNNNNNNNNNNNNNNNNNNNNNNNNNNNNNNNNNNNNNNNNNNNNNNNNNNNNNNNNNNNNNNNNNNNNNNNNNNNNNNNNNNNNNNNNNNNNNNNNNNNNNNNNNNNNNNNNNNNNNNNNNNNNNNNNNNNNNNNNNNNNNNNNNNNNNNNNNNNNNNNNNNNNNNNNNNNNNNNNNNNNNNNNNNNNNNNNNNNNNNNNNNNNNNNNNNNNNNNNNNNNNNNNNNNNNNNNNNNNNNNNNNNNNNNNNNNNNNNNNNNNNNNNNNNNNNNNNNNNNNNNNNNNNNNNNNNNNNNNNNNNNNNNNNNNNNNNNNNNNNNNNNNNNNNNNNNNNNNNNNNNNNNNNNNNNNNNNNNNNNNNNNNNNNNNNNNNNNNNNNNNNNNNNNNNNNNNNNNNNNNNNNNNNNNNNNNNNNNNNNNNNNNNNNNNNNNNNNNNNNNNNNNNNNNNNNNNNNNNNNNNNNNNNNNNNNNNNNNNNNNNNNNNNNNNNNNNNNNNNNNNNNNNNNNNNNNNNNNNNNNNNNNNNNNNNNNNNNNNNNNNNNNNNNNNNNNNNNNNNNNNNNNNNNNNNNNNNNNNNNNNNNNNNNNNNNNNNNNNNNNNNNNNNNNNNNNNNNNNNNNNNNNNNNNNNNNNNNNNNNNNNNNNNNNNNNNNNNNNNNNNNNNNNNNNNNNN harbors:
- the LOC141440904 gene encoding sphingosine kinase 2-like, translating into MAEPRLGKGVSNGVVGDEHVESKEHVYLEETFYILSKKNSVFRVQLKSKGLTLTKETDGNSKEQTILLRDIVGSKCMRSKRRRPGAGSCVCSFVSHQQLKVVEENSGDLDENDISAYLYIYAYILKRSRRTLKRERTTITLRFRSFDKYDDNNREAQKWRATIKCLIAGQPITYVAPANDKKLLILLNPKSGPGKARELFQTKVAPILQEGEVPYDLHVTKYAQYAREFVRTRNVYGWRGIVAVGGDGVLFEVLNGMFERLDWQQALAEVPLAILPCGSGNGLARSIFHLYK
- the LOC141438707 gene encoding tRNA (cytosine(38)-C(5))-methyltransferase-like, which gives rise to MNHRILELYSGIGGMHCAWKHSCLPGSVVAAVDINTVANEVYRHNFPETNLMTRNIQSIKPEELKKLNVDTILMSPPCQPFSRNGNFLDKNDPRTISFIYLIDILSELDNVEYILMENVKGFECSAVRDLFINKLQECEFVYQEFLVCPSTVGVPNSRLRYYCLARRNSTWTFKRKDEIMNRLPKDFDEPFALSEIIEDSVPDKHLVPDKLLKRANIFDVCYKDSRRSCCFTKAYTHYVEGTGSVFTDASPDTVDKCYKQANTHEVGSTEFVVALKEVRLRFFTPKEVSLLMAFPKDYDFPKNISTKQCYRLLGNSINVKVISELLKILVT